The Desulfofalx alkaliphila DSM 12257 genome includes the window TTAAGTACAAGGTGTATATTATACATCTATTCATCCCCTATACCTCCTTTCATTAATTGTCGGTCTTGCCAACAGAAAATCCCCTGTATTTATCTTAGATGAGGTGCCCGTCTTTTGTATGCGGTTTTGGTCAACTAACATTATATCAGAAGTCTTTCTTTTTTATGTCTGTTTTCACATATAAATAGCGATTATGGGTTTGGGCACAATTATAAGTGTTAGGGGGTGTCTTATGCTATCTTTTCCGGTAAAACCAATGCTGCTAAAAACTATCAATAAACCTTTTAACGATGATAATTATTTGTTTGAATGGAAGGTGGATGGGGTAAGGTGTCTTTTGCATTTTTCCAATGGCCAAACACGTCTGCAAAGCAGAAACGGCAAGGATTGTTCTGCGGCTTTTCCCGAGTTGCTGGCCCCTGACTTGGCGGCAGAGGAAGCAATTTTAGACGGGGAAATAACGGTTTTAACGGAGGGCAAACCTAACTTTGAAGGGACAATGTCAAGGTATTTATCTTCTAAAAATGCAGTTAATATATCTAAAACTCAGCCGGCCTACTACCTTGTTTGGGATATATTATCAGTGGACGGCCAGCCCTTATTGGATAAAAGTCTGTTAGAACGAAAAGAGGTGTTAGGCGAGGCACTAAAGGATTCAGCAAATATTAAAAAAATAGATTTTATTGAAAGGGATGGGTTAAGCCTTTGGGAAGCCATTAAAAAGCAAGAGCTTGAAGGAATGGTTGCCAAACACAAGAACAGCAGGTACTTGCCCGGCCAGCGCAGTTCTGCATGGTTAAAAATTAAAAATTGGACAGTAAGTGAAGTTAACATTTTTGGCTATAAACCAAAGGACGGCTATGTTTTAGTAGGTAAAGGGGATAAGGTACAGGGCCACGCTTCGGGTATTGGAAAAGAGGAAAAAGCAGCCCTTTTAAAACTGCTTGACCTATACGGTGTTAAAAAGGCCGATGGCATATGGCTGCCGGCCGGTATTAAAGGTTTTGTTAAGTACACTAATATCACCCCAAAGGGTAATTTTCGTGATTGCACCTGGGTTAGCTTTAAAACCTAAAGGGTGGTTAGGCCCCAATGACCTAACCACTTCATTTTCGAGCCTGCGGGCAAAATCATCAGATGGTACAAGAATTGGTTATATTCAGCAGTTTCTCTACAATGGGCACATCTGCCGGAGCAAAGTCAAAATCAGTGAGCCGGTCCAGCGTAACCCATTTATATTCATCATGGACCTGTAGTCTTATGTCTCCGCTTTTCCAGGTGGCCCAGTAGGCCAACAATACAACAATTCCATGTTTATAATGATAGATGCTTCTACCAAAATATTGGCCAACTTCAATTTCAATGTTTAGTTCTTCTTTTATTTCTCTGTAAAGACATTCTTCGGGGGTCTCCCCCTGTTCAATTTTTCCGCCGGGAAATTCCCACTTATTTGCCAGTTTGTCTTTTGAATTTCTTTTGGCAATTAGTATTAAATCATCTTTCTTTATTATCGCTGCTGTTACTTGTGTCATTTATATTTTCTCCTTTTATACGGCTTTTAAGTGGCAAACCTGATTTGTTCCGCCGCAACACTATCTTTTGCATCCGCACCTATTCGGCTTGTCCTTTGGGAGGCAGCAACTTTGACTATTAATATTTCCTTCACTACTCTAAAAATACTTTGATGCTTAGTGGGGCAATAAAAAACTGCCCAAGGCAGTTTTACAGAAAACAAATACAGCAAATTATTAGAATAATAAACAGAATTACAAAGGCAAATACAATTGGCCACCACCATATGGGCCATACGCTGGTTTCCACTTTGGACATCTTGGTTTCCCCCTTTTTTAACAGTATATGTAATTTCATCCAACTTTGTTAAACTTTTGGGGTTTTCAACGCTTTTTTCTTCTAATAGAAGAAAAAAACACCCAAGATAAAAAATAACACGCTCCTCCAAATAAACCAGCAAGTAAACCAGCAAAATTAAGTTCATCGGATAATATGTACTGCAAAACAGTAAAAATCGAGGCAAAGGCTATCGCCCCACATAAACCTTGTTTAATATGGTCTGGCATTTTAAACCCCCTACTAATTCTGTTCCCTTGGCAAAGGTTATTATAAGCAATGGTGTTTTGTCAACCAATACGAGATTTTTTATGTTTATGGGCGCAATTTTGCCAAATCTACCTCTGGTACTAAACCTGCCTGATGAGCCCGGGTTAGCAGTGTTTCTATGGCTTGATAGCCCAGACCTCCTATATTTTCGGTAAACTCGTTCACATAAAGCTTAATGTGCTGCTGTGCCACCTGGTAGGACATCTCCTGGGCATGGTGCATCACATACTGCCGGGAATCTTCCGGATTGGCCCAGGCATGTTTAACCGAGGCTCTAATCCAATTGGCAATGGCTGAAAGATCTAAGGTGCGCCGGGCCACAATGGCACCCAGGGGTATTGGCAGTTTAGTGTCATCCTCCCACCAGCGGCCTAGGTCCACCAACCGGCTAAGGCGGTAATTACGGTAAGTAAAGCGGGCCTCGTGAATGACAAGGCCGGCATCCACCGCTTTGTCCCGTACCGCAGGCATTATTTCATGAAAGGGCATCACTACAATTTCACCCACTCCCCCCGGAACCTCTTGGGCCACCCACAACCGAAAGAGTAGGTAAGCAGTCGACCGTTCACTGGGCACCGCCACCCTTTTGTTAGCCAATACCGTCGGGTCAGATATTTTGTCGGCCGTTAAAACCAACGGGCCACAACCCCTGCCCATTGCACCCCCACAGGGCAACAGTGCGTACCGATCTAACACCCAGGGTAAAGCGGCATAGGAAATCTTCACCACATCCGGCCCCTTGGATCCCGATGCCAAGGTGTTGGTAATATCGATATCGGCATAGGTAACATCAAGCTGTGGTGCACCCGGTATCAGTTGGTGTACCCAGGCATGAAATACAAATGTATCGTTGGGACAGGGTGAAAAGGCTATTTTCATGGCAGCACCTCCAATAACACTGAACAGGCCTTTGTCAGCATTTCTAAAGATTCTTTTATACGCCAGGCGCTGCGATCCCTGGGGCCCACCAGGTTTGAGATGGCCCGAATCTCTATGACCGGAATATTTTTGTTATGGGCTGCCAAGGCCACCCCGTAGCCCTCCATGGCCTCGGCCACGGCACCGGGCACCCGTTCAATGATTTCTGCAGCGCTTTCAGCGGTTCCGGTGACGGTGGACACCGTCAACACCGGGCCGGTGTTAACCGGCAGTTTGGCCCTCTGCAGCCCTTGACTGACTTGTTTAGCCACAGCGGCATCCACGGCAATGCGGCTTGAACCAAAACCCAGTTGGTCTATACTGCAAAAGCCCTGGGGGGTCTCTGCCCCTAAATCGGCGGCCACAATTTCGCTGGCAACCGCCAGCGAACCCACCTCAGCCCGGCCTGAAAAGCCGCCGCCAATGCCGGCACTGACCACCAGGCGGTATTGTTTTGCGGCCAGCTGGCTGGCAGTGGCTGCAGCAGCAGCCGCCGGGCCAACCCCAGACACCGCCACATCAAAGTTTTCATCATTGTTTAGCCCCTGCAGCACCGCATCTCTCTCCACCGGCACAGCGGTGACAATAAGTATACTCATCTTTCGCGCCCCCTCAATTCCACAGCCGCAATACTACTGTTTATTAAAGGTCACCTTAATATTTATTATCTCTGCCTTAGTACCAAGCCTAATCACCGGACCCCAGGTGTTGACACCGGAGGTCACAATCACATGTAGCTTATCTTTTATTAAATGGCCCCTGTCTATTTCAAACATCCTTTGGGTTATCAGATGATTGGGAAATAGCTGACCCCCATGGGTATGTCCGGATAAATGTAAGTCCACACCGTTTTCCTGGGACTCCTTTAAAAATAAAGGCTGGTGGTCTATTAAAATAATTGGTAGTTTTTTATCAAAATCCTTCATCAAAGAGCTTAAATTCTTCCGCCCCGCACCATGCATTTGCCCCACCGTCAGATCATCCCTGCCCACAATGTAAAAACTATCCTGCACTTTGACGTACTCATCCCGCAGCATTTTTACATTGCCGCCTTCAATGGCTGACATAAGGTCATTTATGTCAGCGCTGTTATAGTATTCATGGTTGCCCGGCACACCGTAAACCCCGTATTTAGATTGTATCTTTTGCAGGGTCTTGTCCATTTGCTGCTCTTTAAAATAGTTAAGGTCGGTGTCGACAAGGTCGCCTGCCAAAAGTACCAGATCCGGTTCACTTTCATTTATTTTCGCAACTATTTTCTCCAGTCGCCTCTTATTATTGATATGGTCTAGGTGCAGGTCGGCAACTAAAACTATCTTCAGTTCCTCAAAATTGCCTGCTTCTTTATTAATTACCACATCATAGGGCACCCTTTCAATATTTCTGGCGTTCCAAAGACCGCAGGCAAGCAGCAAGCCAAGCACAATTAACAGGCCGACAGTTACCCCGTGGGGGTTTTGTAAGGCCGGCGGCAAAAAGTTAAAGTACGAGTTCAGTAATTTAATCAACAATATGCCTAATAGAAGCAAAGATAAATAAAAGAGTATTGATAACCAGAAACCGCCAACCCAACTTAATAGGCTGTTGATGCCATGGGGCAAATACCTATTAAGCAGTTTAAGTAAAATATAGGACCAGGCCACAAACCAAAAAAGCAACCAAAATACTTTCTCATTTAGATGTGGAATGTAGCTAAATAAATATTCCCAACAGGTTCTTCCGATAAAGTAGTTAATAACACCGTAAACTATAAAAACGCCTACTATAATAAGGTTTGTCAAAAGGGTATTATTCATTTCTTACCTCTTATTAATAAATTGCCGTGAAAGATCAACAATAATATAATACACTAATTTTTCCAACAATGTATAGGGTTAAATCACCCCTTGTGAACACAAATCTGCCAACTGGCACTTATTGCGATCCTGTGTTAACATTAAGATTGGCTTTATTTTTATAAGTTTTATTTTTATGGAAGGAAGTTGTACCGGATGAAACGCAGCTTTATCTTTTATGTGGTGGGAATTATCCTTTTAACCTTGGGTATCGTATTAACCATTCAGGCAGATCTGGGCACTTCACCCTTTGATGCTTTGCTGGTGGGCTTGTTTATCACCCTTGGTTTTACAATAGGCAGTTGGGAAATAATTGTGGGCCTCACCATGGTGATATTTAATGCCATTGCCATGCGTAAAGGTCTGGAATACTGGGCCCTGGTGACCTCCTTAATTACCGGTGCAGGCATTGATTTGTGGATGTTTTTGTTGGGTGGGCTAATTCAACCGGGCACCTTAATTATGCAGGTGGTCTGCTTTGGGGCCGGTATGGTAATCTCCGGTCTGGGCATAGCCATTTACCTGCATTCTGACTTTGCCCCCAACCCCATAGATCGCACCATGCTGGTAGTTAGTAAGTTAACTAATTTTAACCTGGGTATTTCCCGGGCCCTAATTAACATAGTGCTGGTTATCCTTGCCTTTTTATTTGCCGGGCCCATAGGCATTGGCACACTGGTGGTGGCGGTATTCAGCGGCTACATTATTAAGTTCTTCATACCTTACATCGATCGGATTGAGGGGCACTTTACAAAAAAAGAAGAGTGCACCTCTTCTTGATATCCGTAAAATTGACATGCCGGGGGACGCAGTCACCGCCCCCGGTAAACACCTAAAACTATTTTATCCTATACACCCGAAAGCCGTAATCTATGTCGGCACCTGTTTCTTCCCTTATCTTTTGGGCCGCCCTTCTTATTCTTTCTTTTCCTATTTCACAAATATTGGTGTAGCCGTTTTTATAGGCCACTGTATGCGCGCCGCATTTTTCCGGCAATTGCACCATGATATATTTTCGGCTGCCGCCGTCCAAGGCATTTAGCAGCATCACTGCGTGGGCGGCGGTGGCAGAGCCTGAAAAGAAATCAAGTAACCATAAATTTTTATCTCTCACAGAGGCTATAAGCTTGGTAATTAGCTTTACCGGTTTGGGGTAATCCATTAAACCCTGGACCTGGAACAGTATTCGCTGTTCTTCATCGGCATCTTCGTTGGAACCCCACCCCGAGGCAAATAAATTGTCCAGGTTAATATCTTGGTGGCTCATTTCCTCATCACTGCCCACCCTGGGCAGCAAGTCCTTGAGCTGTTTTTGCCGGGGCTTATTGACTATTCGGCGAATGTAGAGATCCCTGGTGATATAAAGCTCATTTTTTTGGGCAAATTGCTCCATTAAAGACTGTGTATAGCGCCAGTTGCCTTCAATAAGCACATCTTCAGCCAGTTTGCCGTCTTTAATTACTAAATCAGAATGCAGCACAATGCTCATGGTGGTATCAGAAATTACCGTTCCTGTGGGCAGGAAATAGTTTTTTTCTTTATACTTGCTGGCTATCCCCTTTGGTATTTTGCGTATTTCCCTTTTGTTCTGGGCATTGATGCAGGGATAGGTTTCCGGTCTTTTATTAATTTCACCGATTAAGCCTTCAAACCGCCCCTTATTTTTACAGTAAACCAGCAGGTATTCTTTAACATTGGTAATGCTTTTACGTAAGAAGGAGCCTTTTTTCTTCTTTTCCCACACTAAAATAGCGACAAAGTTTTCTTCCTTAAATATTTCATCGCAGATAATTTTTAAGTTGGCAATTTCGTTGTCGTCGATACTGATAAAAATAACACCGTCTTCGGTCAGCAGCTGCCGGGCCAATATAAGTCTGGGATAGATTAAATTGAGCCAGTGGCTGTGGTTATCCCTTTGCTGTTTAAAGTTGTTTTTATACACAAAGTCCTTAACATTGTTATAGGGGGGGTCGATGTAAATGCACTTTATTTTGTTGGCATAGGACTGCCGCAATAGCTTTAGTGCCTCAAGGTTGTCTCCTTCAATGTAAAGGTTTTCGGTGGTGGCCCAATGGCTGCTGTCCTCCTTTACCGGATACATCTTCTTACCTGTGGGGCTGTGTGCCGCCAGTAAGGCCTCTTCTTTACCGGGCCAGATTAGTTGGTAACTTGCTTCATTTCCTTTATTCATAATTTCCCCTTTATGCAATCAGTAATTGTAAAATCTATTAAACAAATAACCGGGCAGCACTTTGTAACAGCTGTTTGGTATATGCCCTTTGGGGCTTAGAGGTGATATCTGCCGCCCTGCCCTCTTCTACTATTTTACCTTGGTGCATCACTGCAATGCGGTCGCTGACCTTTCTGGCCAGGGCCAAGTCGTGGGTGATAAAGAGTATGGCCAAGCCGTACTTTTCTTGTAAACTGAGCAGTAACTTTAACACCTTAGCCTGTACACTGGCATCCAATGCCGAGGTAGGTTCATCGGCTATTAACATTTTGGGCTTGACAGCCAGGGCCCGGGCAATGGTCAGCCGCTGTATTTCGCCACCGCTTAAATGGTGGGGGTAGGTATGTAAAAACTCTTCTTCTGTGGGCAGTTCCACCTCTTGTAAACACTGTTTTACCCGGGCCAGCCGTTCCGGGGCAGTGCCCACCTTCTGCACATCCAAGGGCTCCCTTACCGCATCAACCACCATACTGCGGTGATTGATGGCATCCAGGGGGTGCTGAAAAATCATTTGTACCCTCTGATAAAATCCCCGGTCCCTTTTCTTTATTTCTTCACCCTCTAACAAAATCCGGCCCCGGTTGGGTTTTTCCAAGCCCATTACCGTGTATGCCAGGGTGCTTTTACCGGAGCCGCTGGCACCCACCAAGCCCAGTGTTTCCCCTTCGTATAAGGTTAAGTCCACACCATTTAGTGCCGCAACTCTACCATAGTGTTTTGTTAATCCCTGCACCTGCAGCAAGGGAACCACACCGCCCCGGTGGCAGGCCAGCATACCCTTACCCACCGGCACCAGCGGGGGTATTTCCGTGAAACAAGGGGCCACCGTCTGGGTGCAGCGGTTGCTAAAACAACAGCCCCCTGTTTCTTTTATCATTTGCCCTTTAATGCCCACCAGATCCTTTGTGGTATCCATATTGGGATAGCAGCGTATCAAACCCCGTGTGTAGGGGTGCCTGGGCTCTTTAAACACAAGCTCTGCCGGCCCTGCCTCCACTATGACACCGTTATAGAGCACCAGCACCCAATGGGCCACCATGGCAGCGGCAGAAAGATCATGGGTAACCAGCAAGAAAGATTTTTTACCCTTCAAACGGCACAGCTGGGCCAGTATTTGCCCTTTGGTCACTGCATCCAGCGAGGCGGTGGGTTCATCCATTATCACCAGCCGGGGCTTGTTGGCCAGGGCCATGGCAAGGCTGACCCGCTGTTTTTCCCCGCCGCTCAACATATGTGGGTAATGCCGGTGTTTATCTTCGTCTAATCCGGCCTCAATAAGCAGCCGCCGGGCATGTAAAAAGGCCTCATCCCGCATCATTAGCCGGTGGGCTATCACCGGTTCAGCCACCTGGTCAATGACCGGCAGCACCGGGTTTAGGGAATTCCACATATTTTGAAAGACAAATGATATTTTATTCCAGCGCAACTGCCGCATCTCTTGTTCACTGAGGGATAATATATTTTGACCGTTAAACAGTATTTGGCCCGTCACCTGTGCCCCTTCGGTTAAGCGGCCAATGGCCAAGGCCAAGGACGTTTTACCGGCACCGGATTCGCCAATCACCGCAACTGCCTGGCCCGGTGCAATGTTAAAACTGATCTTATTTAGTACCTGTTTTTTGTGATAACGCAGTGATAAATCTTTTACCTGCAGCATGTTATACTTCACGCCCCTGCACACCTAAAGGACGGTCCAATACCGCTTCCATCCCGTAGGCAAGATATGTAATGGCCAACACGGTAACAGAAAGGGCGGCACAGGCAGGCAGCAGCCACCACTTCCAAACACCTAAATAACTAAAGTTCACAGCCTGGTAAATAATGCTCCCCCAGCTGATTAAGCCCGGGGATGTGATGCCTAAAAAAGACAGGCCGGCCTCGGTAAGAACGGCCCGTCTGGCCCCTTGAATAAAGCCCGCCGCCGCCACCGGTCCCAAATCGGGCAAAAGGTGTTTAATAAATACCGCCAAAGGGCCGGAGCCAAAGGTATAGGCCGCATAAACATGGGTACGCTCCTTTAGGGTGAGCACCTGGGCGCGTACTATTCTGGCCCCGGCAGGCCAGCCCACCGCCACCAGCAGCAAAATTAATGAGGGTATGCCCGGCCTTAAGTAGGCAGCGGCCAAGATTATAATCAGCACCGGGGGAATAGACAGCATGGCATCGGTGATGCGCATAAACACAGTATCACACCGGCCCCCCACCATGGCAGTGGCACTGCCCAGTACAAGCGCCGTCAGGGTTGATAGCAGCGCCACCCCAAAGGCCACCGCCATGGAGGTGCGCGCCCCGTAAACAAGCTGACTAAAGATATCCTGGCCCACATCGTTGGTGCCCAGCCAGTGCCGCTCACAAGGAGCCTGCAGCACATGGCCGGAATATTGCCAAGGGTCATGGGGCACCAGGTGGGGGCCCAGCAATGCCGCCAAGAGCACCGTCCCCAACAGTGCCATCCCCAGCCGGGCGGCCTTGTTATTGATAAATAATTTTAGGTAATTAAGGTGCATAGACAACCCTCGGGTCTAATTTAGTATAAATAATATCTAATAAAAAACTGACGGTGAGCACCGACAGGGTCACCACCAAAAAAACTCCCTGTATTATGGGATAGTCCCTGGCCATAAGGGCGGTATGCATTAACAGGCCTATTCCGGGATAGGAAAAAATCACTTCCACGAATAACACGCCGGTGGCCAGCCGGCCCAGGCGCATGCCGGTGCCGGTAACCACCGGCAGCAAAGCGTTCCGTCCGGCGTGACGGTAGCGCACCAGCCGGGGGGAAAGCCCCTTGGCCCGGGCAGTAAGTAAAAAGGGCGCCTTTAACACCGTAACCATGGTGTTGCGGGTGAGCATAAAGGTGCCTGTTAAACCGGCAATGGTTAAGGTGGCCAGGGGCAGGGCCAAATGATGCAGCACATCGAGCACCAGGGCCAGGCCGCTAAGCCCTCCGTAGGGAGTAACTGCCCCTGCCAGGGGAAACCAGCCCAGGGTCAGCCCAAAGACCAGCAGCAGTAAGGTGCCCACCACAAAATCGGGCATGCCGCTTAAAAGCATCACCCCGGTGAGCAGGGTCATATCCTTTTTTCCGGCCCGGTTCCACCCCGACTCCACACCCAGTATAAAGCCAATTGCGGTGGAAAGTATTAAGGCTCCCCCGGCCAACAGCAGGGTCCAGGGCAGAAAACTAAGGAGTACCTCGCTGACCGGGGCTTGATAATAAAAGGAGTAGCCCAAATCCCCTTTGGCCAGGTTGCCAATATAGGTAATAAACTGGCCTGCCAGGGGCTGGTCCAGTGCAAAACGCTGTGTAAGCTCTGCCTTTAGTTGGCTGTTGCCTTGCACATGTACCTCCGGGCCATAAATGGCTGTTATGGGGTCGCCGGGCAATAATCTGGGCAGTAAAAAGTTTATGCCCAAAATGAACAGCAGTGCAATTAGATAGTTGATGACAATGACACCCCTGATTAAAGTTTACTTTCTATAAAAGCCATTTTGTTTAACGGCAGCGGCACGCCAACAGCTATACCGCCTTTGGTATAGTATAAAGGCAAACTGCCGTCATGGGCAAAATACCAGCGCGGATAATATAAACTTAAAGCGGGAACTTCTTCGGCGTAAATGCTTTGGGCCCGGTTAATTAACTCCCTTCGTTTTTCTGCATCCATCTCACCCAGCTGTTGCTGCAGCAACTGCACCAGCTCAGCATTGCCGTCATAGCGGGCACTGTTAAAACCGTCATCTAAAATCAATGTTCTCAACACATCGGGGTCACCGCCCAGGCCGCCGTGACCGGTGACGGCCAAATCAAAATCCCAGTTGTTTATTTTGTTATCCACCGATTTTTGTTCCAAACTCTTTAACTCCGCCTTTATGCCCACTTGAGCCAGTTGGGAAGCTATAATCTCGCCGTCCCGGGCAAAGCGTTGGGATACCAGCAATTCCAAAGTCAGCGGCCGGTGAGGCCCAAAGCCCAGTTCTGCCAACAGTTGCTTTGCCTTAACCCTATCATGGTGATACTGGGTCACTTGGGGGTTGTGCCAGGGGTTGTCCGGCGGCAGCATCCCTGCCAACCCGGCCTGACCATGCCCCCGGGCCACCACCTGTACCAGCTCCTCCCGGTCTATGGCATGGGCCAGCGCCCGGCGAAGCCGGTTCTCGTTAAAAGGCTCCTTGGTATGGTTAATCATCAGCCGATGGTTCCAGTACAAGGGTCCGGATATGACATTGAAGCCCTCATCTGACAGTGGGCCGGTCATTTCCGGCGGAATTTCCGCCGCATTAATTTCCCCCCGGCGCAGGGCTGCCGGCACCACATCCTTGCTCATTTTGACAAATTGCAGATTTTCTATCAGCGGCCGGCCCAGGTAGTAGTTCTCGTTGGCGGTATATAAATAACTGCCGTGCTCCCTACTGTAATCAGCCAGCTTAAAGGGGCCTGTACCCACCAAGGCCTGGGGCTGCTGATAATTCCAAGGGTCAGCAACATCCTGCCAGAGGTGTTCCGGTATTATGGGCAAGGTGCCGGCCACATCTTCTAAAAAAGAAGCCCTTGGTTTTTCCAGCACTATTTTAACATCATATTCATTTATTACCTGCACACCGGCTACATCTGAGATATCTGCAAATACAAAGGGATGTTCTTTAAAATAGTTAAAGGTAAATGCCACATCCTTGGCGGTGAAGGGTTTTCCGTCATGCCAGCTAACACCTGGGCGCAGGGTAAAAAGGTAGGCCTGTTCTTCTGCCATGTATTCCCACTTTTCTGCCAGGGCAGGCACAAATCCCTGGGCATCCTTCCAGATTAGTGTATCAAAAAGTAAACTCATCCGCACATAAGCCGGGCCCCGGGCATATATGCCATGGGGGCTTGGGTAGCCCCAATCACCGGTCTCATCGGCCACTGTGTAGGTGTCAGGCCTGCCGCCACCGCAACCAAACAGAAGGGTGAGCAGCAATAGACATGTAAAAATTTTGAAAAGTCTTTTAGCGGACATATTTAACCACCCTTGAATATGTTGTATAATCTTTTTAATAAGCAGCCCAGCCGGGCAAAATTTCGGAGGTAGTAAAATGCAGCTCTACCCCATTGGAGTAATCCATTCCCCTTATAAAACAAAGGAAGAGGCACCTAAGCAGGGGCGTTTT containing:
- a CDS encoding RNA ligase family protein yields the protein MLSFPVKPMLLKTINKPFNDDNYLFEWKVDGVRCLLHFSNGQTRLQSRNGKDCSAAFPELLAPDLAAEEAILDGEITVLTEGKPNFEGTMSRYLSSKNAVNISKTQPAYYLVWDILSVDGQPLLDKSLLERKEVLGEALKDSANIKKIDFIERDGLSLWEAIKKQELEGMVAKHKNSRYLPGQRSSAWLKIKNWTVSEVNIFGYKPKDGYVLVGKGDKVQGHASGIGKEEKAALLKLLDLYGVKKADGIWLPAGIKGFVKYTNITPKGNFRDCTWVSFKT
- a CDS encoding (deoxy)nucleoside triphosphate pyrophosphohydrolase codes for the protein MTQVTAAIIKKDDLILIAKRNSKDKLANKWEFPGGKIEQGETPEECLYREIKEELNIEIEVGQYFGRSIYHYKHGIVVLLAYWATWKSGDIRLQVHDEYKWVTLDRLTDFDFAPADVPIVEKLLNITNSCTI
- a CDS encoding 1,4-dihydroxy-6-naphthoate synthase, whose protein sequence is MKIAFSPCPNDTFVFHAWVHQLIPGAPQLDVTYADIDITNTLASGSKGPDVVKISYAALPWVLDRYALLPCGGAMGRGCGPLVLTADKISDPTVLANKRVAVPSERSTAYLLFRLWVAQEVPGGVGEIVVMPFHEIMPAVRDKAVDAGLVIHEARFTYRNYRLSRLVDLGRWWEDDTKLPIPLGAIVARRTLDLSAIANWIRASVKHAWANPEDSRQYVMHHAQEMSYQVAQQHIKLYVNEFTENIGGLGYQAIETLLTRAHQAGLVPEVDLAKLRP
- a CDS encoding futalosine hydrolase; translated protein: MSILIVTAVPVERDAVLQGLNNDENFDVAVSGVGPAAAAAATASQLAAKQYRLVVSAGIGGGFSGRAEVGSLAVASEIVAADLGAETPQGFCSIDQLGFGSSRIAVDAAVAKQVSQGLQRAKLPVNTGPVLTVSTVTGTAESAAEIIERVPGAVAEAMEGYGVALAAHNKNIPVIEIRAISNLVGPRDRSAWRIKESLEMLTKACSVLLEVLP
- a CDS encoding metallophosphoesterase; translation: MNNTLLTNLIIVGVFIVYGVINYFIGRTCWEYLFSYIPHLNEKVFWLLFWFVAWSYILLKLLNRYLPHGINSLLSWVGGFWLSILFYLSLLLLGILLIKLLNSYFNFLPPALQNPHGVTVGLLIVLGLLLACGLWNARNIERVPYDVVINKEAGNFEELKIVLVADLHLDHINNKRRLEKIVAKINESEPDLVLLAGDLVDTDLNYFKEQQMDKTLQKIQSKYGVYGVPGNHEYYNSADINDLMSAIEGGNVKMLRDEYVKVQDSFYIVGRDDLTVGQMHGAGRKNLSSLMKDFDKKLPIILIDHQPLFLKESQENGVDLHLSGHTHGGQLFPNHLITQRMFEIDRGHLIKDKLHVIVTSGVNTWGPVIRLGTKAEIINIKVTFNKQ
- a CDS encoding YczE/YyaS/YitT family protein; this encodes MKRSFIFYVVGIILLTLGIVLTIQADLGTSPFDALLVGLFITLGFTIGSWEIIVGLTMVIFNAIAMRKGLEYWALVTSLITGAGIDLWMFLLGGLIQPGTLIMQVVCFGAGMVISGLGIAIYLHSDFAPNPIDRTMLVVSKLTNFNLGISRALINIVLVILAFLFAGPIGIGTLVVAVFSGYIIKFFIPYIDRIEGHFTKKEECTSS
- a CDS encoding site-specific DNA-methyltransferase, which encodes MNKGNEASYQLIWPGKEEALLAAHSPTGKKMYPVKEDSSHWATTENLYIEGDNLEALKLLRQSYANKIKCIYIDPPYNNVKDFVYKNNFKQQRDNHSHWLNLIYPRLILARQLLTEDGVIFISIDDNEIANLKIICDEIFKEENFVAILVWEKKKKGSFLRKSITNVKEYLLVYCKNKGRFEGLIGEINKRPETYPCINAQNKREIRKIPKGIASKYKEKNYFLPTGTVISDTTMSIVLHSDLVIKDGKLAEDVLIEGNWRYTQSLMEQFAQKNELYITRDLYIRRIVNKPRQKQLKDLLPRVGSDEEMSHQDINLDNLFASGWGSNEDADEEQRILFQVQGLMDYPKPVKLITKLIASVRDKNLWLLDFFSGSATAAHAVMLLNALDGGSRKYIMVQLPEKCGAHTVAYKNGYTNICEIGKERIRRAAQKIREETGADIDYGFRVYRIK
- a CDS encoding ABC transporter ATP-binding protein, with the translated sequence MKYNMLQVKDLSLRYHKKQVLNKISFNIAPGQAVAVIGESGAGKTSLALAIGRLTEGAQVTGQILFNGQNILSLSEQEMRQLRWNKISFVFQNMWNSLNPVLPVIDQVAEPVIAHRLMMRDEAFLHARRLLIEAGLDEDKHRHYPHMLSGGEKQRVSLAMALANKPRLVIMDEPTASLDAVTKGQILAQLCRLKGKKSFLLVTHDLSAAAMVAHWVLVLYNGVIVEAGPAELVFKEPRHPYTRGLIRCYPNMDTTKDLVGIKGQMIKETGGCCFSNRCTQTVAPCFTEIPPLVPVGKGMLACHRGGVVPLLQVQGLTKHYGRVAALNGVDLTLYEGETLGLVGASGSGKSTLAYTVMGLEKPNRGRILLEGEEIKKRDRGFYQRVQMIFQHPLDAINHRSMVVDAVREPLDVQKVGTAPERLARVKQCLQEVELPTEEEFLHTYPHHLSGGEIQRLTIARALAVKPKMLIADEPTSALDASVQAKVLKLLLSLQEKYGLAILFITHDLALARKVSDRIAVMHQGKIVEEGRAADITSKPQRAYTKQLLQSAARLFV
- a CDS encoding ABC transporter permease, which produces MHLNYLKLFINNKAARLGMALLGTVLLAALLGPHLVPHDPWQYSGHVLQAPCERHWLGTNDVGQDIFSQLVYGARTSMAVAFGVALLSTLTALVLGSATAMVGGRCDTVFMRITDAMLSIPPVLIIILAAAYLRPGIPSLILLLVAVGWPAGARIVRAQVLTLKERTHVYAAYTFGSGPLAVFIKHLLPDLGPVAAAGFIQGARRAVLTEAGLSFLGITSPGLISWGSIIYQAVNFSYLGVWKWWLLPACAALSVTVLAITYLAYGMEAVLDRPLGVQGREV
- a CDS encoding ABC transporter permease, which translates into the protein MGINFLLPRLLPGDPITAIYGPEVHVQGNSQLKAELTQRFALDQPLAGQFITYIGNLAKGDLGYSFYYQAPVSEVLLSFLPWTLLLAGGALILSTAIGFILGVESGWNRAGKKDMTLLTGVMLLSGMPDFVVGTLLLLVFGLTLGWFPLAGAVTPYGGLSGLALVLDVLHHLALPLATLTIAGLTGTFMLTRNTMVTVLKAPFLLTARAKGLSPRLVRYRHAGRNALLPVVTGTGMRLGRLATGVLFVEVIFSYPGIGLLMHTALMARDYPIIQGVFLVVTLSVLTVSFLLDIIYTKLDPRVVYAP